A stretch of DNA from Thermanaerosceptrum fracticalcis:
TTAGAAGACTTCAATGTAGTAATTGTAAGCGCATCCATCACGAACTTCCAGATATCCTTGTTCCATACAAGCGGCATTGCAGTGAAAGTATAGAGACTGTGATAGCCGGGAATACTCTCGCCGTTGCAGCAGATGAATCAACTATTACCCGTTGGCGGATCTGGTTTTTTGATTTAGTTAATCACTTTTTGGGTTGCCTAATATCTATAGCTATTATTCAGTATTCCAGAAATTCTGTGGAAGTACCATCCGACCTTCCCCTGTCCCCGCTCCAAAGGATATGGCATTATGTAGGAGAATCTTACGGCTGGCTAGCCAGAGTTGTCCGAACCGTAGTTAATTCAAATAACTGGGTACAGACCCGTTCTGCCTTTTTGTCCTGATGTAGAGGTTATACACTCATGTTAGATTCCGAATATTAGGGAGGTAATCTAGCATGAGAGACCAAAAAAAGGCCGAGGACGTTGCTACTCAACGAGTACAACTCATATCCCCACTTCTAACTGAAGGGTTGGACCCTGCCAAAGCCAGACAGATTAAAACCCAAATTTGCGAGCAGGCTGGAATTTCCGAACGTACTCTGCGCAGATATCTGTCAGAGTATAAGACACATGGCTTTGCCGGACTTAAGCCCAAAGGTAAAGCTCAGAGCAGAAGCGAAGATGCCATTCCGCCAAACATCCTGGAACAGGCCATATTATTGCGACGAGAGGTTCCAAAGCGCAGTGTGGCCCAAATCATACAGATTCTAGAATGGGAAGGTCTGGCCCAGCCGGGTCAAATTAAGCGCAGTACACTGCAAGAGAAGCTAGCCGAACGTGGATACAGCGCCAGGCATATGCAGATGTATATGAGTACCGGTGTTGCTACTCGGCGGTATCAGCAGAAGTATCGTAACAAGCTTTGGCATTCCGACATTAAGTATGGACCCTACTTACCTATCGGCATAGATGGTACCAAGAAGCAGGTATACTTAGTAACATTTTTTGATGATTGCACTAGGTTTGTTCTTCACGGTCAGTTCTATCCAACCTTGGATCAGGTCATCGTTGAAGACTGTTTCCGTCAGGCTATCTTAAAATATGGAGTGCCGGAGGCAGTGTTCTTCGATAACGGCAGCCAGTACCGGACAAAATGGATGGGACGGGCCTGCGCCAAGATGGGGATTAGGCTACTATTTGCTAGGCCATATTCCCCAGAATCGACTGGGAAAGTGGAACGTTTTAACCGGGTGGTCGATTCCTTTCTCAGTGAAGTTGCCTTGGAGAAACCTCAGTCATTAGACAAACTCAATGAGCTGTTCTGGGTGTGGTTAGAGGAGTGTTATCAAAACAAGCCCCATTCTGCATTGGAAGGCAAAGCTAGCCCCGCCAGTGCCTATCGTAGCGACAAAAAAGCCCTAAAATTCCTGGACCCGGAAACAGTAGCCAACGCCTTTCTTCATTGCGAAGAACGCAAAGTTGATAAAGCTGGATGTATCAGCTTCCAGGGGAAAAAGTATGAGGTCGGGCTTAGTTTCATCGGGTGTACCGTAGATGTCATCTATGATCCCGCTGACATTACTGAACTGACCATAGAATATGAGGGGCATACCCCTTGGAAGGCCCGGGAACTCGTTATCGGAGAAATGGTAGGCCAGCGACCTAAGCTACCTGAACATCTAAGGACACAACCAGCCGAATCCTCAAGACTCCTGGCTGCAGCTCTTGAGAAGAATCAGCAGAGAATAGAACAACAGGCTCCTGCCATTTCCTACAGAACCGTAAGAAAGGCAGGGAACTAAGATGTTTGAACCTTTCTACGGGCTATCTCAAACTCCGTTTTCACGGGATATCCCAACAAACGAGTTGTATCAGTCACTCATGCTGGAAGAGACGTTAGGTCGCCTGGAATATGCTGCCCAGCGTCAGTTGTTCGCCGTTGTTACCGGTGACTGCGGGACTGGCAAGACTACTACTATCCGTCGATTCAGGGATTCCTTAGACCCTGCTAAATTCATGGTGCTGTACCTGGCGGATTCCAAGCTGACACCCAGACATTTCTACAAGGGTCTCTTGGAGCAGCTAGGCTGTGAATCCAAATTTTATCGTGGTGATGCCAAGCGTCAACTGCATAGAGAAATCGAGCTTATGCGGGGTATCCAGCATCTTCAGCCTGTTGTCATCGTAGATGAAGCACATCTTCTGGACCGGGAGATGCTGGAGGAGGTCAGATTCCTTCTCAATTTCAAGATGGATGCGCAAAGTCCCATGGCTCTTATCCTCGTCGGTCAGACTGAACTTTGGGAGAAGTTTAAGCTTCAGGCCTATGCCGCTATCCGGCAACGCATTGATCTCCAGTGTAAACTGCCCCACTTGGACCGCGCCCAGGTAGGGGATTATGTGAAACGACATCTTGCTTACGCTGGTGCCGACCATGATATATTTTCTGATGGTGCTTTGGATGAGATATTTCGGTTCTCTAGTGGTGTCCCTAGGCTAGTGAACAAGGTCTGTACTCACTGCTTGCTATATGGGGCACAGAATGGCCGCCGGATCATCGATGACCATATGGTTAAGTTGGTTATCCAGGGAGAATTGTCATGAAGCAGCAATGGTGCAAGATGACATACGACCACGAACAAGACCGCTGGATGGTGGATACGGGAGACTACTGTTACGAACTCCATTGTGGAGAAGTTTTTGATTTGTTAATCGGTTCAACTAGTATTCCTTGCCGCATAGAGTACGATCATCAGTGGTATGTGATTATGCCGGGAGCCCGCTTCAATTTGCGGATCGGGAATTCGTACAAGGTGGAAATATAACGGCATCCGGGAAGGTGGCGATAAAGTCGTCTCACCTTCTCGGCCACTGGCCAAATTGTCCGTCATAAACTGGACACCATATACTGGCAGTTACAGGACATTATGAAGTGTCAGTAACACCTTTCCCCACCGCCTTAGCCAACTGGTAAGGTATCCAGAGAAAGGCAAAAAGAGACGGCAGGCTGTGTAAAAAGTGAACTTAATTAACTACTTTTTCCGCTCCAGTCTGCCTTCCCCACTTCCTCCTTTGCTCAAAAAGTTGTCTTTTTCTTTCCTAAGGGCTAATATTGCCTGTCGATAATGCCTTCTTGACAGATTAATGCGACACGGGAACCGTCCCCCTGTCGCATTTTCAGTTAGAGCAATGACATTACCATGGCCGTTTGCATGGTAGTAACAAAACTGCATACATTTACACAAAAATGTTATAAATATATGGGTTTTTGGCGTTTAACTGATTCCTTGGCAGCCAATAATACCCTTAATGTATCTATTGCATCTTCAGCCGTAACTATGGGCTCTACGTCGTCAATAATACACTTTATGAAATAATTTAATTCATCCTTAAGCGCGTATGATTCAATACCAGCATCCTCTTCAGAACCTCCGGGCCATCTTAATATTCCGGGATATTGCCATCCTTTTTCCTCGTTACACAAAGAGATAGTCTGTTCAAGGTTATTAACTTTCATAACTCCCTTTGTCCCAAAAATATCAATTCGTGTATCATTCTCTTCGGTTGGAAAAGTTGACGGCAAGGACCAAGATTCCTCAATTACACCTATTCCACCATTTCTAAATCTTAAAAGTAAACAAATATTGTCATCTTGACCTTCTCTGTTACGTACAAACGAACCGCTTTCCGCATATACTCGTTCTACTTTATCATCTAGCATCCATTTTAGGATATCCACATCATGACCAACTATGTGAGTCATCATCCCCACTTCTGTAAAGCACCATTCAGGTTTTCCTAAAAGTCGTGACGATCTTCTACTTGAAACTTTAAAAACGTTACCAATATGTCCATTTTTTAAAATACTTTTTACACGTCTTAGGGAAGGATTAAATCGTTCTATATATCCCACCATTACTTTTCTATTATATTTTACTGCTGTTTCAGCAATTGCATACGCATCTTCAATATTTGTGGCAATAGGCTTTTCAAGCAGAACGTGCTTACCTGCAACTAACGCTTTTATAGCCATTTCCTTTTGTATATTCGGAGGAACTGCAATGGATACT
This window harbors:
- a CDS encoding DUF5348 domain-containing protein; the protein is MKQQWCKMTYDHEQDRWMVDTGDYCYELHCGEVFDLLIGSTSIPCRIEYDHQWYVIMPGARFNLRIGNSYKVEI
- a CDS encoding Gfo/Idh/MocA family protein, with the translated sequence MVQIGVGVIGIGQFGTLHAKTFSELYNVKLIGVSSRNYNNVKAIADKYDAIAYTDYNQLLSNPNIDAVSIAVPPNIQKEMAIKALVAGKHVLLEKPIATNIEDAYAIAETAVKYNRKVMVGYIERFNPSLRRVKSILKNGHIGNVFKVSSRRSSRLLGKPEWCFTEVGMMTHIVGHDVDILKWMLDDKVERVYAESGSFVRNREGQDDNICLLLRFRNGGIGVIEESWSLPSTFPTEENDTRIDIFGTKGVMKVNNLEQTISLCNEEKGWQYPGILRWPGGSEEDAGIESYALKDELNYFIKCIIDDVEPIVTAEDAIDTLRVLLAAKESVKRQKPIYL
- a CDS encoding DDE-type integrase/transposase/recombinase, with product MRDQKKAEDVATQRVQLISPLLTEGLDPAKARQIKTQICEQAGISERTLRRYLSEYKTHGFAGLKPKGKAQSRSEDAIPPNILEQAILLRREVPKRSVAQIIQILEWEGLAQPGQIKRSTLQEKLAERGYSARHMQMYMSTGVATRRYQQKYRNKLWHSDIKYGPYLPIGIDGTKKQVYLVTFFDDCTRFVLHGQFYPTLDQVIVEDCFRQAILKYGVPEAVFFDNGSQYRTKWMGRACAKMGIRLLFARPYSPESTGKVERFNRVVDSFLSEVALEKPQSLDKLNELFWVWLEECYQNKPHSALEGKASPASAYRSDKKALKFLDPETVANAFLHCEERKVDKAGCISFQGKKYEVGLSFIGCTVDVIYDPADITELTIEYEGHTPWKARELVIGEMVGQRPKLPEHLRTQPAESSRLLAAALEKNQQRIEQQAPAISYRTVRKAGN
- a CDS encoding DUF6431 domain-containing protein encodes the protein MFFVRSEEQNLCPCCSESMEVIGSRRRNCINSAGEKMVLMIRRLQCSNCKRIHHELPDILVPYKRHCSESIETVIAGNTLAVAADESTITRWRIWFFDLVNHFLGCLISIAIIQYSRNSVEVPSDLPLSPLQRIWHYVGESYGWLARVVRTVVNSNNWVQTRSAFLS
- a CDS encoding ExeA family protein gives rise to the protein MFEPFYGLSQTPFSRDIPTNELYQSLMLEETLGRLEYAAQRQLFAVVTGDCGTGKTTTIRRFRDSLDPAKFMVLYLADSKLTPRHFYKGLLEQLGCESKFYRGDAKRQLHREIELMRGIQHLQPVVIVDEAHLLDREMLEEVRFLLNFKMDAQSPMALILVGQTELWEKFKLQAYAAIRQRIDLQCKLPHLDRAQVGDYVKRHLAYAGADHDIFSDGALDEIFRFSSGVPRLVNKVCTHCLLYGAQNGRRIIDDHMVKLVIQGELS